The Candidatus Woesearchaeota archaeon sequence AAGCGAGGGATTATTTTTTGCTTCCTGATTAAATTTTACATACCAATCGCCAACAAAATGATCGCTTTTTTTACCTGCTTCTTGTGGTGTTTGGTTATTACCCCATTTTTGATATGCGAGCATGGATTTACAAATATGTACGCCTCTATCATTAACTAGATTTACAAGATGGGTTTTTTTACCTAATGCGTTTTTTAAGTTAGTTAATGTGCTTCCCAGAAGCATATTTCGAAGATGACCTACATGAAGAGGTTTATTGGTATTAGGACTTGGTGATTCTATTATTGTTATAGTATTATTTTCTTTAGACTCAATTAATTTTTCTGCTTCTGTAATGTGTTTTAGAAGTGGTGCTATAAATTTGTTATTCTGTATGATTATATTCACATAAGGTCCCAACGCAGTAGCTTTGCCAAAATCAATTTGTAATTCTTTTGCAATATTTTCTGCAATTTGTACAGGTTTTCTTTTTAATTCTTTAGCAAGACCAAAACAAGGAAATGCAATATCTCCATGACTACTTTCTTTAGGGATTTGCAACATATGGTCTATAACTTGCTCTGGCTTGTTAATGGTTTTAGCAATAGCTTTTGCAACTTCTTTTTTGAAATCCATAGTTAAAGAAAAATCCTCTTATTTATTAATCTTGTACTTTAATTGTCTTGGAAATGTCCTGTTCTTACTTCTGATTCGCTGATACCAAACTCTCGTTTCATTTCTTCACTCATTGAATCAACTTGATCTTTCTCCCACCTTGTAGAACCAATTGTGTGCTTTTCTTTTCTTATATCTTTGAGATGCTTTTCGACTAGTTGATTAAGTCGTTTATCATCACGTGCTATTGCCTTAATTCGTTCCATACTATCTTGATGAATAAGCTTACTGTCGTGTATTGCTTTTCGGAATAATTCAATATCAGTAAATAGTTGCTGCTGTATTAACTCAAATTGTTGAAGTAATTGATTGTTATGTACATTGTGTTGTAATTGATTAATTATGCCAATTCCTTTTGTTAAAACCGTGGCAATTGCATTTATATTTTCTTCTAGATGTTGCGCGTACTTTGCGATTTTTTGTTCATCATCAGATAATAATTGTAATTCATGACTTGCATGTCTGATTATAGGAACTTTAAGTCTATGTAATTCTTCTAAAAATCGAGCGGTTAATTCAATAATTTCTCTTCCTAATTGTTTTTCTGGTCCTAATCGAGTTCTTAAACTTAGTAAATCTTTTTGTGCACTTCGCGACTTATCTTCAAATCGTTCATATTCTTCTGAAGAGATGTGTCCGTGTTTAATTGCAACGTCAATATAGTTATATGCTGAATGTGCATCTTTTCTAAACGAATGGAATATTTTTTCTACTACGTTGAATTGTTTAAATTCTTTATTTGCATCAGTTTTTAGATTAGATTCATATTTGTGGATTATAGAACCTTCTCCTTGAATATTTCTTGCGAGATTTTTTAATGCATGCGTATGAGCTTGATTTATTTTTGCAGTGTGTGCTTCATTATTTTTATTTCTTCCAAATAAGGACATACTATCACCTGTTTTCCGTGCTGTTATTTGTTGTTTATTTTATCTTTTATTCTTTATAATTGTTTCGTGTTGATGAGTGCGAGGGGTTAAATGGTAATTTTAAGCGTATACTGAAGAAAATACTCCTACCGGTAGTCTTATTTCATTCGGAACCTGCAGGCTCATTTTTCAAAAGAAAAATACCCCTACCGGGATTTGAACCCGGGTCTATAGCTGTTTACAGCGAAGAGTGTGCTTTTTTTTTGAATTGTTTACTTTTCGCTACCGCAAGCTACAATGCTATCCAGACTACACCATAGGAGTGTGCTTTGCTTAAATGAGTTGTAGGTTTCTTTAAAATCTTTCTCTTATTTACTTGTTCTCTTGTTTATTTTAATTGTCTTTCTTTATGCGTGACTGCAAAAGATATTTAAATGAGAGATGTTTTTTTTATCTTGTTGAGGGAAAGTTTAGATTAACTTTTTTTGAATAACAATTCAAACCAAAATATGCCTGAAAATACGTTTTATTTTTGGTCGTTTCAAAATATCGAAACATTTATATAGGAACTTTATGTTCCAAGATATAGGTTTGTTTATATTTTTTTCATAATATATAATAGGGAAGTAGTATGGTAAAACCAAAAAAAATATTTAATGTATTCTTTCGTGAAAAGCCAGCATTAATGCTGATTCATCTCTTACAAAAGAATGGTGATGTGTATGCATCATCATTAGCGAAGAGTGTTGACTGTACGTATAGCCACGTGGTTAAAGTTTTGCAAGATATGCAACGTGCAGGTCTTGTAACATTCGAGAAACGTGGTCGATTAAAGGTGTTGCTTCTTACTAAAAAAGGAATAGATGTGGCAACACTCATTGACAAAGTTGTTACCACATTATAAAAAAGTTCCACACTCTTTTTCTTTTTTACCTTCGCTTGGTTAATTTTACATCAGTTTTTTTTGAGTATCTTGTTAGTATGCTCTCTTTTATTTTTAGACTGATTCTTATTTGAATAACCCTTGCAAAGGATTTTTTAGTAAGATTGCAGGAAATTTCCTGCTCCTACTATTTTTTTCTTGGATGGTTGTTGTTGTTTGGGGAAGATTTTGTTCATTAGAATTAATCATCTCAAGAATACTATGATAATAGCTAAAATCGTCCGCTATTTTTTTTGTTTGCCAAGGCCTATCTGTGCAGTGTTCGCAATCGTGTACTTCGCAAGGCAGTGCTACTAGCCCTTTTGTTACACGCTTTGGATGAAAGCACGTTTCTTGTAAATGATATTCACACATTCAGCTCACCTCAACTAGGATACAAATTCCTATACTAGTACTCCTTTATATATCTTTGGTTTTTATATGCTTGTTTGTTGCTTAGCAGGGCATTATTTTTATTTTTGGCATGACTTGTGTTTTGCTAGTAATTTACGTATAAAATTATTCACTGAGGAATAGAAAATATTATATACTTCCTCGAGGTTAAAGAAATACGAAACAGTCCTTATATTACGGTGTGAAGGTTTATAATGATGTTATAGGCTTAGTTTATGCCAAGACTGAAGGGTGGTAGATAATGAAGTATATATTAATAAGTATAATAATGGTTTTAGCATTAACACTCACTTCTTGTTCTTTAGTTGATCAATATTTGCCGTCAACAGAGAATAAAACAGGTGACGATGTGTTAATTATAGATGGATTTAATTTCACTGATGAAGATACGGTAACTGAGCTTCCTGATATTGTGGAAGTGGAAAACGAAACCGATACAACTACATCGGGGGAAGCTAATGAAACTATATCTGAAGAAAACGCAACAGCTGAAGAAGAACTCGCACCAGAAACGGCAGAAGACTTAATTTTTACCTCAATTACTGTAACTGAAGGAGACCTTGTTTCCCTCGCAAAACTTATAGCACAAGATCCAGATGGCGATGAAATTACGTATACTTACTCCGCACCATTTAATGAGTTTGGGCTTTGGCAAACTAATAATGGTGATGAAGGAAAATATTTAGTAACCCTTACTGCAAGTGATGGTGTACTCTCTACAACAGAACAAGTAAGAATTATTGTAGAGGCATCAAATAAAGGACCAGTTATTGATTGTCCAGATTACTTTATTGTATCTGAAGGAGAATTTATAGATTTGCCTTGCACTATTTATGATAGAGAGGGTGATGAAGTAACTTTTGCAGTTTCAGGATTTATGGACGAACTGACCTATCAAACAACATACGAAGATGCAGGAGAATACTCTGTTGTCATCACTGCAACCGATGGAGCTCAATCAACCATTCACGAAATGGAGTTATTTATTAATGAACAAAATCGACCTCCAGTTGTGGAAGAAATTGATACTTTGTATGCTGAAGAACTCGAAACAGTTGTTGTAAATGTTGTTGCAACAGACCCTGATAATGAACCTCTTACAGTGTATTATCCTATACTCTTTGATGAACAAGGGAAATGGAAAACAACTCGGGGTGATGCAGGCCAATACAATTTAGAAGTTACTGTAACTGATGGTGTAAATGATGTTATAGTTCCACTTGAAATTATTATTTCGGAAATTAATGTAGCTCCTCAAGTTGAAGCTTTAGAACCGATAATTGTTCAAGAAGGAGAAACAATAACACTAGATGTTGTAGCTACTGATGCAGATGGCGATGATTTGACGTTTACATTTTCAGGATTTATGGATACGGCAACATACACTACAACCTATGATGATGCGGGCGAACACGAAGTTATTGTCACTGTAAGTGATGGTTTACATGACGTAAGCACAACAGTAAGTATTATTGTTGAAAATGTAAATAGACCGCCAGTATTTATCCTTAAATAAAGAAGAAAAACAATCCTTTTATTGTGAAAAACACATTTGTTTAGCGCAACTAAAGTTTAGTTGTTGGAGATTTTTTCTTTTTTTCTTTTTTTGTTCTTTTATTCTTTTTTTTCTTCTTTTGTGTTTTTTTAATTGGTTCGTTCTTCACACCTAACTTTTTTGTCTACTGCAAAGCATGCATATTAATATCTAGAGTGGTTTTTTGTTGCTACGTTATTTTTTTTAATAAAGTATTTTAATGAGTTAGTTTATGTAGAAGATTATGCGAATGCAATCACCACAAAGTGAACTTAATACCTTACGAAAACAAATAGAAGATAATTTAGTTTGTGAGCTAAAGGATGCAGCAACGAACATGGTTTTTG is a genomic window containing:
- a CDS encoding winged helix DNA-binding protein; protein product: MVKPKKIFNVFFREKPALMLIHLLQKNGDVYASSLAKSVDCTYSHVVKVLQDMQRAGLVTFEKRGRLKVLLLTKKGIDVATLIDKVVTTL